The following are from one region of the Salvia splendens isolate huo1 chromosome 2, SspV2, whole genome shotgun sequence genome:
- the LOC121792500 gene encoding zinc finger CCCH domain-containing protein 12-like: protein MDYRRENRLSSGDVVHVLSRSSQNPVNETWESALVDQAVWATEDDYGMWNGEASFDTNSNSSYDGARAGSEPPNKRSRGSNSGDGAASNRSKAIGKMFYKTKLCCKFRAGTCPYITNCNFAHSVEELRKPPDNWQEIVAAHEEERASSAEPREEFQIPIVGVSDETQRSYKGRHCKKFYTEEGCPYGENCTFLHDEQSKARESVAISLGPGSGTGTGTGNSNGGGSGYGGGASGPTLKPSNWKTRICNKWELTGYCPFGSKCHFAHGAAELHNFGGGATDSDAKDPSTPDAKQLVRTSVDAVIAGLPHTEGYHMGIPPQRLSNAIQRTGQRPNQKWKGPDKISKIYGDWIDDL from the exons ATGGATTATCGTCGTGAGAATCGATTATCTAGTGGCGATGTGGTTCATGTTCTATCCCGGAGCTCTCAGAATCCTGTCAACGAGACTTGGGAATCTGCGCTCGTTGATCAAGCAGTTTGGGCCACAGAGGATGACTATGGGATGTGGAACGGAGAAGCCTCATTCGACACCAATTCAAACTCGAGCTATGATGGGGCTCGTGCAGGAAGTGAGCCACCGAATAAGAGATCAAGGGGTTCCAATTCAGGAGATGGGGCAGCTTCTAACCGGTCAAAAGCCATTGGAAAGATGTTTTACAAAACTAAACTATGTTGCAAATTCCGGGCTGGGACTTGTCCGTACATCACCAATTGTAATTTCGCGCACAGTGTTGAGGAGCTCAGAAAACCACCGGATAATTGGCAAGAAATCGTGGCAGCACATGAGGAGGAACGAGCATCATCAGCTGAACCAAGGGAGGAGTTTCAGATCCCAATTGTTGGGGTTAGTGATGAGACACAGAGGTCTTACAAAGGAAGGCACTGCAAGAAGTTCTACACCGAGGAAGGCTGCCCATACGGGGAGAACTGCACTTTCCTTCACGATGAGCAGTCCAAGGCCAGAGAAAGTGTGGCGATAAGCTTGGGCCCAGGCAGTGGCACTGGCACTGGCACTGGCAACAGCAATGGCGGTGGCAGTGGATATGGAGGCGGCGCGAGTGGGCCTACCTTGAAGCCTTCGAATTGGAAAACAAGGATTTGTAACAAATGGGAGCTTACTGGATACTGCCCTTTTGGAAGCAAATGCCACTTTGCTCACGGTGCTGCAG AACTACACAACTTCGGTGGAGGGGCAACAGACTCAGATGCTAAAGATCCATCCACTCCCGACGCCAAACAACTTGTGAGAACATCAGTTGATGCTGTCATTGCAGGTCTTCCTCACACCGAGGGCTATCATATGGGAATCCCACCCCAGAGACTGTCCAACGCGATACAGAGAACCGGACAAAGACCTAATCAAAAATGGAAAGGCCCTGATAAGATTAGCAAGATCTATGGTGACTGGATTGACGATCTCTAA